In one Methanobrevibacter arboriphilus genomic region, the following are encoded:
- a CDS encoding DUF367 family protein: MKKFKITIFHADECDKKKCTAFKLEKQNKARIVYNLNQIPRGAIILNPFSDKSASPEDKDLVLKKGVVGLDCSWNKVSSSAKFFSLTKYHRSLPFLIAASPVNYGKPCKLSTAEAIAATFYIVGFKDTAKDIMNGFKWGHTFIELNLELLEAYSGASNSSEVVAIQNEFLKQYED; this comes from the coding sequence ATGAAAAAGTTTAAGATAACTATTTTTCATGCAGATGAATGTGATAAAAAGAAATGCACTGCATTTAAATTAGAAAAACAGAATAAAGCACGTATTGTTTATAATCTTAATCAAATACCTCGTGGAGCTATTATTTTAAATCCTTTTTCAGATAAATCGGCTTCTCCTGAAGATAAAGATTTAGTTTTAAAAAAAGGTGTTGTAGGGCTTGACTGTTCTTGGAATAAGGTTTCTTCTTCAGCTAAATTTTTTTCACTCACTAAATATCATAGAAGCCTTCCTTTCTTAATAGCTGCTAGTCCTGTTAATTATGGTAAACCTTGTAAGCTTTCAACAGCTGAAGCAATAGCTGCTACTTTCTATATAGTCGGTTTTAAAGATACTGCAAAGGATATTATGAATGGTTTTAAATGGGGGCATACTTTCATTGAATTGAATTTAGAACTTCTTGAAGCTTATAGCGGTGCGAGTAATAGTTCTGAAGTAGTAGCTATTCAAAACGAATTTTTAAAGCAATATGAAGATTAA